One genomic window of Cupriavidus oxalaticus includes the following:
- the mfd gene encoding transcription-repair coupling factor has product MPDATPSLPFVNLPLVKPGLRHTVAGLRGSADALALAAYARQHRARAPMLAVVCANAVDAQRLAEEIPWFAPELRVRLLPDWETLPYDSFSPHQDLVSERLATLHDIQGGQCDVMLVPASTALYRLAPPSFLAAYTFFFKQGERLDEAALKAQFTLAGYEHVSAVMRPGEYSVRGGLIDLYPMGSALPYRIDLFGDEIETIRAFDPDTQRSLYPVKEVRLLPGREFPLDEAARTAFRGRWREVFEGDPTKSPIYKDIGNGVPSAGIEYYLPLFFEESATLFDYLPADTQLAFAGNIDEAIRRFWADTTQRYNFMRHDRERPLLPPADLFLSEEQFFVGAKPMARLVLQTEPGADQVPFSAILPDVSVNRRAEDPLVNLESLLLDTQTRVLMCADSAGRRETLLQLFAESGLRPHPVDDFAAFLAGEAHFSIAVAPLQSGFALPQGQLAFVTEAELYAGTARRAGRRKQEQATAVDSMVRDLAELKIGDPVVHSEHGIGRYHGLVSLDMGQGDEEFLHLEYDKSSKLYVPVHQLHVISRYSGADPDTAPLHHLGSGQWDKAKRRAAQQIRDTAAELLNLYARRAAREGFAFPLSPKDYETFAESFGFEETPDQAAAIAAVIADMTSGKPMDRLVCGDVGFGKTEVALRAAFVAVLGGKQVAMLAPTTLLAEQHFQTLSDRFAEWPVRIVELSRFKTKKEIDAAIRQINEGSVDIVIGTHKILSDQVRFQRLGLVIIDEEHRFGVRQKEALKTLRAEVDILTLTATPIPRTLGMALEGLRDFSVIATAPQKRLAIKTFVRREEDGVIREAILRELKRGGQIYFLHNEVETIENKRAKLAELVPEARIAVAHGQMHERELERVMRDFVSRRDNILLCTTIIETGIDVPTANTILIHRADKFGLAQLHQLRGRVGRSHHQAYAYLLVHDVDGLTKQAQRRLEAIQQMEELGSGFYLAMHDLEIRGAGEVLGDKQSGEIHEIGFQLYTDMLNHAVKALKAGKEPDLMAPLAATTEINLGTPALLPNDYCGDVHERLSLYKRLANCETAERVDDIQEELIDRFGRLPAQAQALVETHRLRIAAAPLGVRKIDAGEATFSVQFVPNPPIDAMRIIDLVQKNRHIKLAGQDKLRIEAKMPDVTVRAQTIKHTLRQLS; this is encoded by the coding sequence ATGCCTGACGCTACGCCCTCCCTGCCCTTCGTCAACCTGCCGCTGGTCAAGCCCGGCCTGCGCCACACCGTCGCCGGCCTGCGTGGCTCGGCCGATGCCCTGGCCCTTGCCGCCTACGCGCGGCAGCACCGCGCGCGCGCGCCGATGCTGGCAGTGGTGTGCGCCAATGCCGTCGACGCCCAGCGCCTGGCCGAGGAAATCCCCTGGTTCGCGCCCGAGCTGCGCGTGCGCCTGCTGCCCGACTGGGAAACGCTGCCCTACGACAGCTTCTCGCCGCACCAGGACCTGGTCTCCGAACGCCTGGCCACGCTGCACGACATCCAGGGCGGGCAATGCGACGTGATGCTGGTGCCGGCCAGCACCGCGCTGTACCGGCTCGCGCCACCGTCCTTCCTGGCCGCCTACACCTTCTTCTTCAAGCAGGGCGAGCGCCTGGACGAGGCCGCGCTGAAGGCGCAGTTCACGCTGGCCGGCTACGAGCACGTCAGCGCCGTGATGCGCCCGGGCGAATACAGCGTGCGCGGCGGCCTGATCGACCTGTACCCGATGGGATCTGCGCTGCCGTACCGGATCGACCTGTTCGGCGACGAGATCGAGACTATCCGCGCGTTTGACCCGGACACGCAGCGCAGCCTTTACCCGGTCAAGGAAGTGCGCCTGCTGCCGGGCCGCGAATTCCCCCTCGACGAAGCCGCGCGCACCGCGTTCCGCGGCCGCTGGCGCGAAGTCTTCGAGGGTGACCCGACCAAGTCGCCGATCTACAAGGACATCGGCAACGGCGTGCCGTCGGCGGGCATCGAGTACTACCTGCCGCTGTTTTTCGAAGAGAGCGCGACGCTGTTCGACTACCTGCCCGCGGATACCCAACTGGCCTTCGCGGGCAACATCGACGAAGCGATCCGCCGCTTCTGGGCCGACACCACGCAGCGCTACAACTTCATGCGGCACGACCGCGAGCGTCCGCTGCTGCCGCCGGCCGACCTGTTCCTGTCCGAGGAGCAGTTTTTCGTCGGCGCCAAGCCGATGGCGCGGCTGGTGCTGCAGACGGAGCCAGGCGCGGACCAGGTGCCGTTCTCGGCGATCCTGCCGGATGTCTCCGTCAACCGGCGCGCGGAAGATCCGCTGGTAAACCTGGAATCGCTGCTGCTCGACACGCAGACCCGCGTGCTGATGTGCGCCGATTCCGCCGGCCGGCGCGAGACGCTGCTGCAGCTGTTCGCCGAAAGCGGCCTGCGCCCGCATCCGGTGGACGACTTTGCCGCATTCCTCGCCGGCGAGGCGCATTTCTCGATCGCGGTGGCACCCTTGCAGAGCGGCTTCGCGTTGCCGCAAGGTCAGCTCGCCTTCGTCACCGAAGCCGAGCTATATGCCGGCACCGCGCGCCGCGCCGGCCGCCGCAAGCAGGAGCAGGCCACCGCCGTCGACTCGATGGTGCGCGACCTGGCCGAACTGAAGATCGGCGATCCGGTGGTGCACAGCGAGCACGGTATCGGCCGCTACCACGGCCTGGTGTCCCTCGACATGGGCCAGGGCGACGAGGAATTCCTGCACCTCGAATACGACAAAAGCAGCAAGCTGTATGTGCCGGTGCACCAGCTGCACGTGATCTCGCGCTACTCCGGCGCCGACCCGGACACCGCGCCGCTGCACCACCTGGGCTCGGGCCAGTGGGACAAGGCCAAGCGCCGCGCTGCGCAGCAGATCCGCGATACCGCTGCCGAATTGCTCAACCTCTACGCACGCCGCGCCGCTCGCGAGGGCTTCGCCTTCCCGCTGTCGCCGAAGGACTACGAGACCTTTGCCGAAAGCTTCGGCTTCGAGGAAACGCCGGACCAGGCCGCCGCCATCGCCGCAGTGATCGCCGACATGACCTCGGGCAAGCCGATGGACCGGCTGGTCTGCGGCGACGTCGGCTTCGGCAAGACCGAGGTCGCGCTGCGTGCGGCCTTTGTCGCGGTGCTGGGCGGCAAGCAGGTGGCGATGCTCGCGCCGACCACGCTGCTGGCGGAGCAGCACTTCCAGACGCTGTCCGACCGCTTCGCGGAATGGCCGGTGCGCATCGTCGAACTGTCGCGCTTCAAGACCAAGAAGGAGATCGACGCGGCCATCAGGCAAATCAACGAGGGCAGCGTCGATATCGTCATCGGCACGCACAAGATCCTGTCCGACCAGGTCAGGTTCCAGCGGCTGGGCCTGGTCATCATCGACGAGGAACACCGCTTCGGCGTGCGCCAGAAGGAAGCGCTGAAGACGCTGCGCGCCGAGGTCGACATCCTGACGCTGACCGCCACGCCGATTCCGCGCACGCTGGGCATGGCACTGGAAGGCCTGCGCGATTTTTCGGTAATCGCGACCGCGCCGCAGAAGCGGCTGGCGATCAAGACCTTCGTGCGCCGCGAGGAAGACGGCGTGATCCGCGAGGCCATCCTGCGCGAACTCAAGCGCGGCGGCCAGATCTACTTCCTGCACAACGAGGTCGAGACCATCGAGAACAAGCGCGCGAAGCTCGCCGAGCTGGTGCCCGAGGCGCGCATCGCGGTGGCGCACGGCCAGATGCACGAGCGCGAGCTGGAGCGCGTGATGCGCGACTTCGTCTCGCGCCGCGACAACATCCTGCTGTGCACCACCATCATCGAGACCGGCATCGACGTGCCGACCGCCAACACCATCCTGATCCACCGCGCCGACAAGTTCGGGCTGGCGCAGCTGCACCAGCTGCGCGGCCGCGTCGGGCGTTCGCACCACCAGGCCTATGCCTACCTGCTGGTGCATGATGTCGACGGCCTGACCAAGCAGGCGCAGCGCCGGCTCGAGGCGATCCAGCAGATGGAGGAACTGGGCTCGGGCTTCTACCTGGCCATGCACGATCTGGAAATCCGCGGCGCCGGCGAGGTGCTCGGCGACAAGCAGTCGGGCGAGATCCACGAGATCGGCTTCCAGCTCTACACCGACATGCTCAACCACGCGGTCAAGGCGCTGAAGGCCGGCAAGGAGCCGGACCTGATGGCACCGCTGGCGGCGACCACCGAGATCAACCTCGGCACGCCGGCGCTGCTGCCCAACGACTACTGCGGCGATGTGCATGAACGCCTGTCGCTGTACAAGCGCCTGGCCAATTGCGAAACCGCCGAGCGTGTCGACGATATCCAGGAAGAACTGATCGACCGCTTCGGCCGCCTGCCGGCGCAGGCGCAGGCGCTGGTGGAAACGCACCGGCTGCGCATCGCCGCGGCGCCGCTGGGCGTGCGCAAGATCGATGCGGGCGAGGCCACCTTCAGCGTGCAGTTCGTGCCCAACCCGCCGATCGATGCCATGCGCATCATCGACCTGGTGCAGAAGAACCGGCATATCAAGCTGGCCGGGCAGGACAAGCTGCGCATCGAGGCCAAGATGCCGGACGTGACGGTACGCGCGCAGACGATCAAGCACACGCTGCGGCAACTGTCGTAA
- the ispD gene encoding 2-C-methyl-D-erythritol 4-phosphate cytidylyltransferase, producing the protein MSARRFALIPCAGTGSRAGGAVPKQYQTVAGRPMIWYALAAFSACDAINATALVLAPDDMPLESRFGAAAFAGLRFDTAFVGGDTRHASVLAGLHHLAQLGATDTDWVLVHDAARPGLTPAMIHALVRAVESDGDDDPDAAIGGILAVPVPDTLKRAQDDARIGGTVPREGLWQAQTPQMFRLGVLRQALQDALAAGAVVTDEASAIERLGLHPRLVNGSLRNFKVTYPEDFALAEVLLGTGAPGATGA; encoded by the coding sequence GTGTCCGCTCGCCGCTTTGCCCTGATTCCCTGTGCCGGTACCGGCAGCCGCGCCGGCGGCGCCGTTCCCAAGCAATACCAGACCGTGGCCGGCCGGCCGATGATCTGGTACGCGCTGGCGGCGTTCTCGGCGTGCGACGCGATCAACGCCACCGCGCTGGTGCTGGCGCCCGACGACATGCCGCTGGAATCGCGCTTCGGCGCCGCTGCGTTCGCCGGGCTGCGCTTCGACACCGCCTTCGTTGGCGGCGACACGCGGCATGCGTCGGTGCTGGCGGGGCTGCATCACCTGGCCCAGCTCGGCGCCACCGATACCGACTGGGTGCTGGTGCACGACGCGGCGCGCCCGGGCCTGACCCCGGCGATGATCCACGCGCTGGTGCGCGCGGTCGAAAGCGACGGCGACGACGATCCGGATGCGGCCATCGGTGGCATCCTGGCGGTGCCGGTGCCCGACACCCTCAAGCGCGCGCAGGACGATGCCCGCATTGGCGGCACCGTGCCGCGCGAAGGGCTGTGGCAGGCGCAGACGCCGCAGATGTTCCGGCTGGGCGTGCTGCGCCAGGCGCTGCAGGATGCCTTGGCGGCCGGCGCGGTGGTGACCGACGAAGCCAGCGCGATCGAACGGCTGGGGCTGCATCCGCGGCTGGTCAACGGCTCGCTGCGCAATTTCAAGGTGACATACCCGGAAGACTTCGCGCTCGCCGAAGTGCTGCTGGGTACAGGCGCACCAGGAGCAACAGGAGCATAA
- the ispF gene encoding 2-C-methyl-D-erythritol 2,4-cyclodiphosphate synthase, with protein sequence MMPFDIRVGQGYDVHALVPGRKLILGGVEIPHDRGLLGHSDADALLHAVTDALFGAAALGDIGRHFPDTDARFAGADSRVLLREAARRVREAGYEIGNVDATVIAQAPRLAPHIGAMVANLAEDLGLAPGRCNVKAKTNEKLGFEGRQEGIVAQAAVLVWRASVTGAQD encoded by the coding sequence ATGATGCCTTTCGATATCCGCGTGGGTCAGGGCTATGACGTCCACGCGCTGGTGCCGGGCCGCAAGCTGATACTGGGCGGCGTGGAGATCCCGCACGACCGCGGCCTGCTGGGCCATTCCGATGCCGACGCGCTGCTGCACGCGGTGACTGACGCGCTGTTCGGCGCAGCCGCGCTGGGCGATATCGGCCGCCATTTCCCCGATACCGACGCGCGATTTGCCGGCGCCGACAGCCGCGTGCTGCTGCGCGAGGCAGCGCGCCGCGTGCGCGAGGCGGGCTATGAAATCGGCAATGTCGATGCCACCGTGATTGCGCAGGCGCCCAGGCTGGCACCGCATATCGGCGCGATGGTGGCTAACCTGGCGGAAGACCTCGGGCTGGCGCCGGGGCGCTGCAACGTCAAGGCAAAGACCAACGAAAAGCTGGGCTTCGAAGGACGGCAGGAAGGCATCGTGGCGCAGGCCGCGGTGCTGGTCTGGCGCGCCTCGGTGACGGGCGCGCAGGACTGA
- a CDS encoding GNAT family N-acetyltransferase, which produces MTLPSPTSPRFHYRLAAVQDWGDIAAVTQQAYGQYELEIMEDCRASFQRGMQAVLATSNPDMEWWVAETDHGIMGAVLFCHPGATLPALDGSTITLTQPEARLLSVSPQARGLGLGRTLMQICIQRARDIGSPTLLVRTMPEMDSANRLVQQMGFTKRTEAGARSGAMARLIDYTYTIPPDNAPAADAPRS; this is translated from the coding sequence ATGACCCTGCCTTCGCCGACTTCCCCCCGTTTCCACTACCGCCTTGCCGCGGTGCAAGACTGGGGCGACATCGCTGCCGTCACGCAGCAAGCCTATGGCCAGTATGAGCTGGAAATCATGGAAGACTGCCGGGCCTCGTTCCAGCGCGGCATGCAGGCGGTACTGGCGACCAGCAATCCCGACATGGAATGGTGGGTGGCGGAAACCGATCACGGCATCATGGGTGCCGTGCTGTTCTGCCATCCCGGGGCTACGCTGCCCGCGCTCGACGGCAGCACCATCACGCTGACGCAGCCGGAGGCGCGGCTGCTGTCGGTCAGCCCGCAGGCGCGCGGCCTGGGGCTGGGGCGCACCCTGATGCAGATCTGCATCCAGCGCGCGCGCGATATCGGCTCCCCTACGCTGCTGGTGCGAACCATGCCGGAGATGGACTCGGCCAACCGGCTGGTGCAGCAGATGGGCTTCACCAAGCGCACCGAGGCCGGTGCGCGCTCGGGCGCGATGGCGCGGCTGATCGACTACACCTACACCATCCCGCCGGACAACGCCCCGGCGGCGGACGCGCCGCGCAGCTAG
- a CDS encoding carboxymuconolactone decarboxylase family protein, with protein sequence MEFLSTIKNLIPDYAKDIRLNVDGTIARSSLEGNDAVGVALAAAFAAQSKVLVDAIRNAGVLSPEETNGALTAAALMGMNNTWYPYVEMADDTDLSTQPAGLRMNAYATHGGVDKRRFEMYALAASIVGKCHFCVKSHYQLLKNEQGMTAQQLRDVGRIAAVIVAAANVIAAE encoded by the coding sequence ATGGAATTCCTCAGCACAATTAAAAATCTCATCCCCGATTACGCCAAGGATATCCGCCTGAATGTGGACGGCACCATCGCCCGTTCCTCGCTGGAAGGCAACGATGCGGTCGGCGTGGCGCTGGCGGCGGCATTCGCGGCGCAGAGCAAGGTGCTGGTGGATGCCATCCGCAATGCCGGCGTGCTATCGCCCGAGGAAACCAACGGCGCACTGACCGCCGCGGCGCTGATGGGCATGAACAACACTTGGTACCCGTACGTCGAAATGGCGGACGATACCGACCTGTCGACCCAGCCGGCCGGCCTGCGGATGAACGCCTACGCCACCCATGGCGGCGTGGACAAGCGCCGTTTCGAGATGTACGCTCTGGCCGCGTCGATCGTGGGCAAGTGCCACTTCTGCGTGAAGTCGCACTACCAGCTGCTGAAGAACGAACAGGGCATGACCGCGCAGCAGCTGCGCGACGTGGGCCGCATCGCCGCGGTGATCGTGGCCGCGGCCAACGTGATCGCCGCCGAGTAA
- a CDS encoding peroxiredoxin → MKTVGEKLEAFHVVGVKPGFNNHEENGQSAFEDITEKSFEGKWKVIYFYPKDFTFVCPTEIVAFAKLNGDFADRDAIVLGGSTDNEFVKLAWRREHKDLNKLNQWQFADVTGSLIDQLGVRDQAAGVALRATFIVDPDNVIQHVSVNNLNVGRNPDEVLRILDGLQTDELCPCNRAVGGATL, encoded by the coding sequence ATGAAGACCGTTGGTGAAAAGCTCGAAGCCTTCCACGTCGTCGGTGTCAAGCCGGGTTTCAACAATCACGAAGAGAACGGCCAGTCGGCTTTCGAAGACATCACCGAAAAGTCGTTCGAAGGCAAGTGGAAGGTCATCTACTTCTACCCGAAGGACTTCACCTTCGTGTGCCCGACCGAAATCGTTGCCTTCGCCAAGCTGAACGGCGACTTCGCTGACCGCGACGCGATCGTGCTGGGCGGTTCGACCGACAACGAGTTCGTCAAGCTGGCATGGCGCCGCGAGCACAAGGACCTGAACAAGCTGAACCAGTGGCAGTTCGCCGACGTGACCGGCTCGCTGATCGACCAGCTGGGCGTGCGTGACCAGGCCGCCGGCGTTGCCCTGCGCGCGACCTTCATCGTCGACCCGGACAACGTGATCCAGCACGTTTCGGTGAACAACCTGAACGTCGGCCGCAACCCGGACGAAGTCCTGCGTATCCTCGACGGCCTGCAAACGGACGAGCTGTGCCCGTGCAACCGTGCCGTTGGTGGCGCAACGCTGTAA
- a CDS encoding ATP-binding protein: MATVIGRTATRFFGSLFWRTFMLIALLLAISLGIWFQSYRLFERAPRAQQIAMQVVSVVKLTRAALLYSDPARRRFLLLDLVQNEGIKVYPREKDDDFAAPTANPFLTSLVQQEIRSRLGEDTVLATTVNDIPGVWVSFEIEGDDYWVAISPERFERVPGIQWLWWSIAALLLSIIGAAFITARVNYPLKRLANAARAIGAGGDPPPLPERGASEVALANHSFNQMVQDLRQLDDDRVVMLAGISHDLRTPLTRLRLETEMSPMDTPTRDAMIADIEQMDAIIGQFLNYARPPLETVEPVDLSALVHDAVGVYAAHDDVRVHVRANAPVMAVANRMEVQRILDNLVENARRYAKDEQSGMAVVEISTRVDDKEAVLTVADRGNGVPEGQLSLLTRPFYRLDSARSEAKGAGLGMSIVNRIMQRNGGRLLLANRPAPDSGLVVSACFRRA, translated from the coding sequence GTGGCGACCGTTATCGGCAGAACCGCGACGCGGTTCTTTGGTTCGCTGTTCTGGCGAACCTTCATGCTTATCGCCCTGCTGCTGGCGATCTCGCTGGGCATCTGGTTCCAGAGCTACCGGCTGTTCGAACGCGCCCCGCGCGCGCAGCAGATCGCCATGCAGGTGGTCAGCGTGGTCAAGCTCACGCGCGCCGCGCTGCTCTACTCCGACCCCGCGCGGCGCCGCTTCCTGCTGCTCGACCTGGTGCAGAACGAAGGCATCAAGGTCTATCCGCGCGAGAAGGACGACGACTTCGCCGCGCCTACCGCCAATCCCTTCCTGACCTCGCTGGTCCAGCAGGAAATCCGCAGCCGCCTGGGCGAGGACACCGTGCTGGCCACCACCGTCAACGATATCCCTGGTGTCTGGGTCAGCTTCGAGATCGAGGGCGACGACTATTGGGTCGCGATCAGCCCCGAGCGCTTCGAACGCGTGCCCGGCATCCAGTGGCTGTGGTGGAGCATTGCCGCGCTGCTGCTGTCGATCATCGGCGCGGCCTTTATCACCGCGCGCGTCAACTATCCGCTCAAGCGCCTGGCCAATGCCGCGCGCGCGATCGGCGCCGGCGGCGACCCGCCGCCGCTGCCCGAGCGCGGCGCCAGCGAGGTGGCGCTGGCCAACCACAGCTTCAACCAGATGGTGCAAGACCTGCGCCAGCTTGACGACGACCGCGTGGTGATGCTGGCCGGCATCTCGCACGACCTGCGCACGCCGCTGACGCGGCTGCGGCTGGAGACCGAGATGTCGCCGATGGACACGCCCACGCGCGACGCCATGATCGCCGACATCGAGCAGATGGACGCGATCATCGGCCAGTTTCTCAACTACGCGCGGCCGCCGCTGGAGACCGTCGAACCGGTCGACCTGTCGGCACTGGTGCACGATGCCGTGGGCGTCTATGCCGCGCACGACGACGTGCGCGTGCATGTGCGCGCCAACGCGCCGGTGATGGCCGTGGCCAACCGCATGGAAGTCCAGCGCATCCTCGACAACCTGGTCGAGAACGCGCGCCGCTATGCCAAGGACGAGCAGAGCGGCATGGCGGTGGTCGAGATCTCCACCCGCGTCGATGACAAGGAAGCCGTGCTGACCGTAGCCGACCGCGGCAATGGCGTGCCCGAAGGCCAGCTGTCGCTGTTGACGCGGCCGTTCTACCGGCTCGACAGCGCGCGCAGCGAGGCCAAGGGCGCGGGACTGGGCATGTCCATCGTCAACCGCATCATGCAGCGCAACGGCGGACGGCTGCTGCTGGCCAACCGCCCCGCGCCGGATTCGGGCCTGGTGGTCAGCGCCTGCTTCCGCCGCGCCTGA
- the ompR gene encoding osmolarity response regulator transcription factor OmpR, giving the protein MENTSHKILVVDDDPRLRDLLRRYLGEQGFTVLVAENATAMNKLWLRERFDLLVLDLMMPGEDGLSICRRLRGANDQTPIIMLTAKGEDVDRIVGLEMGADDYLPKPFNPRELIARIHAVLRRKGPAEVPGAPSETPETFAFGDFVLNLATRTLTKNDEEITLTTGEFSVLKVFARHPRQPLSREKLMEMARGREYEVFDRSLDVQISRLRKLIEPDPSNPRFIQTVWGLGYVFIPDGVK; this is encoded by the coding sequence ATGGAAAATACCAGCCACAAGATTCTTGTCGTCGACGATGACCCGCGTCTGCGCGATCTGCTGCGCCGCTATCTGGGCGAACAGGGTTTCACCGTGCTGGTGGCGGAAAACGCCACCGCGATGAACAAGCTCTGGCTGCGCGAGCGTTTCGACCTGCTGGTGCTGGACCTGATGATGCCGGGCGAAGACGGCCTGTCGATCTGCCGCCGGCTGCGCGGTGCCAACGACCAGACTCCGATCATCATGCTCACCGCCAAGGGCGAGGACGTGGACCGCATCGTCGGCCTGGAAATGGGCGCCGACGATTACCTGCCCAAGCCGTTCAATCCGCGCGAGCTGATCGCGCGCATCCACGCGGTGCTGCGCCGCAAGGGCCCGGCCGAAGTGCCCGGCGCCCCGTCGGAAACTCCCGAGACCTTTGCCTTCGGCGACTTCGTGCTGAACCTGGCCACGCGCACGCTGACCAAGAACGACGAGGAAATCACGCTCACCACCGGCGAATTCTCGGTGCTCAAGGTATTCGCCCGCCATCCGCGCCAGCCGCTGTCGCGCGAAAAGCTGATGGAAATGGCGCGCGGCCGCGAATATGAAGTGTTCGATCGCAGCCTGGACGTGCAGATCTCGCGCCTGCGCAAGCTGATCGAGCCGGACCCCAGCAACCCGCGTTTTATCCAGACGGTCTGGGGCCTGGGCTACGTCTTCATTCCCGATGGCGTGAAATAA
- a CDS encoding Zn-dependent hydrolase, with protein sequence MTQTTASLGQAILDHADQLARFSDMEGGLTCAYLTPAHRAAQDRLAQWMEAAGMQVRIDAIGNVIGRYAADPAVTDARVLMTGSHFDTVRNGGRYDGRLGILLPIAVVDALNRAGIRLPYHFEVVGFAEEEGLRFKTSFLASSVLAGRFDPALLARADADGVTLAEALAASGLPGAGGLDALRAAAIDPATLLGFVEVHIEQGPVLLHHGLPLGVVTQIAGSSRFQVRVEGQASHAGTTPMGMRKDAAAGAAEMILLVEERCAAAPTLVGTVGQLQVPNGSSNVIPAACTFSMDIRAGADDIREAAIADIVAGIERIAARRGLLAQVERVPPVNNAPCARWLMDQFGAVLKKRGMEAFELPSGAGHDAMMMHRITDVAMLFVRCGNGGISHNPLETITAEDAQLAAEVFVDFLRHFQPRG encoded by the coding sequence ATGACCCAGACCACCGCTTCCCTCGGCCAGGCCATCCTCGACCACGCCGACCAGCTCGCCCGCTTCTCCGACATGGAAGGCGGCCTCACCTGCGCCTACCTGACGCCGGCGCACCGCGCCGCGCAGGACCGGCTGGCGCAATGGATGGAAGCCGCGGGCATGCAGGTGCGCATCGACGCCATCGGCAATGTCATCGGCCGCTACGCCGCCGACCCCGCCGTCACCGATGCGCGCGTGCTGATGACCGGCTCGCACTTCGATACGGTGCGCAATGGCGGCCGCTATGACGGGCGCCTCGGCATCCTGCTGCCGATCGCCGTGGTGGATGCGCTGAACCGGGCCGGGATACGGCTGCCGTACCACTTCGAGGTGGTGGGGTTCGCCGAGGAGGAAGGGCTGCGCTTCAAGACCAGCTTCCTGGCCAGCAGCGTGCTGGCGGGCCGCTTCGACCCCGCGCTGCTCGCCCGCGCCGACGCTGACGGCGTCACGCTGGCCGAGGCGCTGGCCGCCTCCGGCCTGCCCGGCGCCGGCGGCCTGGATGCGCTGCGTGCCGCGGCGATCGATCCGGCGACACTGCTGGGCTTTGTCGAAGTGCATATCGAACAGGGGCCGGTGCTGCTGCACCACGGCCTGCCGCTGGGCGTGGTCACGCAGATTGCCGGAAGCAGCCGCTTCCAGGTCCGGGTGGAAGGCCAGGCCAGCCATGCCGGCACCACCCCGATGGGCATGCGCAAGGACGCCGCCGCGGGTGCGGCCGAGATGATCCTGCTGGTGGAAGAGCGCTGCGCCGCCGCGCCCACGCTGGTCGGCACCGTCGGCCAGCTGCAGGTGCCGAATGGCTCGAGCAATGTGATCCCGGCCGCCTGCACCTTCTCGATGGACATCCGCGCCGGCGCCGACGACATCCGCGAGGCGGCCATTGCCGACATCGTCGCCGGCATCGAACGGATCGCCGCACGGCGCGGGCTGTTGGCGCAGGTCGAGCGCGTGCCGCCGGTCAACAACGCGCCCTGCGCCCGCTGGCTGATGGACCAGTTCGGCGCGGTATTGAAGAAGCGGGGGATGGAGGCGTTCGAGCTGCCTTCCGGCGCCGGCCACGACGCCATGATGATGCACCGCATCACCGACGTGGCGATGCTGTTCGTGCGCTGCGGCAATGGCGGGATCAGCCACAACCCGCTGGAGACCATCACCGCCGAAGATGCGCAGCTGGCGGCCGAAGTCTTCGTCGACTTCCTGCGCCACTTCCAGCCGCGCGGCTGA
- the hpnD gene encoding presqualene diphosphate synthase HpnD, with the protein MTPDQYCQEKVAQSGSSFYYSFLFLPAERRRAITALYAWCREVDDMVDDTHDTGLAHQQLDWWRAELRRLFDGAPTHPTTQALQPHVAGAGLPQGEMAEVLDGMEMDLTQTRYLDEAGLNRYCHCVAGVVGTLSARLFGYTDPKTLEFAEKLGLSLQLVNILRDVGEDARRGRIYLPVNTLQQFQVPASEILKGQHSERFVALMQYHAERARKLYREALAALPRQDRRAQRAGLLMGAIYHALLDELEASQFQVLSQRIALTPLRKLWIAWKTWIRNS; encoded by the coding sequence GTGACGCCCGATCAGTATTGCCAAGAGAAAGTCGCCCAGAGCGGCTCCAGCTTCTATTACAGCTTCCTGTTCCTGCCGGCCGAGCGCCGGCGCGCCATCACCGCGCTGTACGCCTGGTGCCGCGAAGTCGACGACATGGTCGACGATACGCATGATACTGGCCTGGCGCACCAGCAACTGGACTGGTGGCGCGCGGAACTGCGGCGGCTGTTCGACGGCGCGCCCACGCACCCGACGACCCAGGCGCTGCAGCCGCATGTTGCCGGCGCCGGCCTGCCGCAGGGCGAAATGGCCGAAGTGCTCGACGGCATGGAGATGGACCTGACGCAGACACGCTACCTTGATGAGGCCGGCCTGAACCGCTACTGCCATTGCGTGGCCGGCGTGGTCGGCACGCTCAGCGCGCGGCTGTTCGGCTATACCGACCCCAAGACGCTGGAGTTTGCCGAGAAGCTCGGCCTGTCGCTGCAGCTGGTCAATATCCTGCGCGACGTTGGCGAGGATGCCCGGCGCGGCCGCATCTACCTGCCCGTCAATACGCTGCAGCAGTTCCAGGTGCCGGCTTCGGAAATCCTCAAGGGCCAGCATTCCGAGCGCTTCGTCGCGCTGATGCAATACCACGCCGAACGCGCCCGCAAGCTGTACCGCGAGGCGCTGGCAGCCCTGCCCCGCCAGGACCGCCGCGCCCAGCGCGCCGGCCTGCTGATGGGGGCGATCTACCATGCGCTGCTCGATGAGCTGGAAGCCAGCCAGTTCCAGGTCCTCAGCCAGCGCATCGCGCTGACGCCGCTGCGCAAGCTGTGGATCGCATGGAAGACCTGGATCCGCAATAGCTGA